AACGCCAAGAGCAAATTATCAACGAAAAGCATTTTGTGATTTAACATGGACAGGTCAAATAATCAGTGACTGAAATAGAAAGGAGGCACAAAATATGGCTAAAACTCGAACATATATGGACAAGTATAAATTCACAGCTGCAGAAAACCAACGGTTTGCTCGGGCAAACTTTACCAAGTTAGTGCATACTAATGCTCGTTTTGAAGGCGTTAATACCACTTTGCCACAAACACAAACTATTATGGACGGTATGAGCGTAGCAGGAGTACCTGTTGAAGATGTTTTGACGATTGTTAATTTAAAGCGTGGGTGGCAATATATCAATGCTCAAAATTCCCCTTTAACGTTAACCATGGAAAAACAAATCAACAAGATTGTGGCAGCGGAAGACGCCTTAGTACCAGGAGAATTACGGCAAGGAAAAGGAGGAGTTAATTTAGGTAGTGAAGACTTTTTTGAACCGCCTTTAATTAACGAAAAACAAGAACAATCCTTTTTACAAAAAATCTTGGCTGATCCACGAACGACGATTACTGATAAAGCATTAACTGTCATGTATCATAATATGCGCCAACAAATCTTTTGGGACGGAAACAAAAGGACGGCAACTTTAAGTGCCAATAAAATTATGATTGACGGTGGCGCTGGTTTAATCAATGTCCCATTAGATAAGTGGGATCAATGGAATGAACTAATTGCCAATTATTATCGGACTAATGACATGACTAAAATTAAACAGTGGACATATGATAATGGTATTCAAGGATTGCAAATTCGAGCAAACAAAAAATTAAGTGCTAATGAATTGAACTAGATGTACAAGCAACTAAAAAAAACGGATAAATTAGAACTTAAATTAGTTGAAGACGAGATTAGTAAAAGAACCCAAAACCATCTCAAAGACTTTGCTAAAAACAATCTAGAAGTTAAGCCAAAAAATAATCCTGAAAATAAAAACGATCGGCCTAGTTATTAGGTTGATCGTTTTTTAATTTATCCGGTTTATGGGCGTTAACATAGTCAGCAAATATTTTTAAAAGTTCTTCGGTTTGTTCGACCGAGAGGTTATCAGCTTGAAAGTATTTTTCGAGCAAAGCCCCTTTTTGAATTAATCGGCGAGAACGGGCTTTGCGGGCTTGCCGATTTTCATAGTATTTAGATTGCCGTAATTTAAAATCTTCCCGCTCAATTTTTTGTTTTAAACGTGCTTGCTGCTCGACTAGTTTTTCATATTGATTAGACATGGAATTTCCCCATCACGTATGGCTAATGATCTACGGAATTTACCTTTAAAAATTCAGAAAATTGCTTGGCTAAAAGCTTAATCTGATCGTTAGACAAATTAGCATAATCTAAATTGGCTTGACTGATGATTTGTTTACCTAGCCGTTGTTCAATCTTATTTTTTTCGTCCTTAATTTTTTGATTAAGGGCTTTTAATTTAGATTCTTGTTTTTCTAAGTTACTTTGAGACATAACGATCCCTCCAATCATATTAGAAATAATCACCGACACTATATCATAAGGGAAACGTTTAGTCAAAGTATAAAATTTGAAATAGCGAAGCGGAAGGCATACACTAAATTAAAGTTAAGATAATCAGAAGATCGAGTGAAGCGAGGTCAATGCGCACTTACACATAGAATGAATTCTATGTTGTACTAACCTCAAAATCCTGTATTAGAAGTCGCCGATGGCGACAACAAAGTCAAGCCCATAGAATCAAAGTAAAGAGGTGACTAACATGGCAATATTTCATATGAGTTTTAGTAATATTAGTGCTGGTAAAGGACGCAGTGCCATTGCCAGTGCCGCTTATCGAAGTGGTGAAAAATTATTTGATAATCAAGAAGGCCGCCACTATTTTTATGCCCGCTCGGTTATGCCAGAAAGCTTTATTTTAACCCCAAAAAACGCACCAGAATGGGCCAGTAATCGAGAACAATTATGGAATGAAGTTGAAAAGAACGATCGTAAATCAAACTCACGGTATGCAAAAGAATTTAACGTGGCTTTACCGGTAGAATTAAGTGAATCCGAACAGAAAGAATTACTGACAAAATATGTGAAAGAAAATTTTGTCGATCAAGGTATGGTAGCTGACGTAGCAATTCATCGCGATCACCCAGACAATCCGCATGCACATGTGATGTTAACCAATCGCCCATTTAACCCCGATGGTAGTTGGGGATTAAAAGCAAAGACGCAGTACATTAAAGATGAAAATGGCAAGCAACTTTTAACCAAAAGTGGGTTTCCAAAACAAAGAAAAATTTGGTTGGTTGATTGGGATAAAAAGGAAAAAATTAATGAGTGGCGGCATAATTGGTCAACAAGTGTTAATCAGTCTTTAGCACAAAAAAATATTCCGGATCGGATTAGTGAAAAATCATTTGTCGATCAAGGGATTCAAGAGACACCTACCCAACACGAAGGCATTAACAGCCAAAGAAAAAATCGAAAAGCATTTAATCAACAAGTTAGCGCACAAAGAAGCGCCCAAGCTAAATATCATAATCTTGACGAAAAGATTAGAAATCGTGAACATTTTGACGCGTTAACTGACGAGCTATCGTTCTCTGAAAAACACACAATTAGTCATCTAAGTCAGCAATTGAAAACCTATGTCGATTTAGAACATTTAGATGATAAACAGCGCATGCTATTTAATTGGAAAAACAGCTTATTAATTAAACATGCTGTTGGTGAAGATGTAACCAAACAACTACTGACCATTGACCAGCAAACGACATCACTAGAACAAGCTAATCAGTTGTTAAATAAAGTGGTGGAACGAGCAACGAAAAAGCTTTATCCGGAACTTAATTTTGAACAGACAACCGCCGCTGAACGACGGGAACTGATTAAAGAAACTAATAGTGAACAAACGATTTTCAAAGGTGGCGAATTAGCAGAACGGTTAGCGGATATTCGAAACGACTTATTAACTCAGCAATTATTGACGTTTACCAGGCGGCCATATACCAGCTGGCAGTTAGTTAATCAGCAAACCCAGACGATTGAGAAGCAATTAACCACGGTACTAGCCAAACATGGTCACCAGTTAGACGATTTGAAGCCTACTGATCGGGGCATGCTAGCCGCTTATCAACCTAACGAACTCGAATTCATTTCTAAAGCGGTGAAAAATTTACGGGTCATGCGGGAAGTTAAAGCCGTAGTGCAAACCCAATACAACAGCATTCTAACGACTGCTTTTCCGGACAGTGACCTCGATAAGCTAGAGACGATTGACAAGGAGCAAATCTATACCGCTGTGGTTTACTATGATCCAGAATTAAAGCCATTAAGCACCAATGATCTTAGTCAATTGCAACAGCAGCCACCGGTAGTTTTTACTAGTCAGCAACACCAAGCTGGTTTGAATTACCTGTTAGGTAAAATGGAATTAAAAGATATTCAGAACCACCGATTACAACGGGTCTTAAAACATGATGGCACTCGGCAACTGTTTATCGGCGAATGTGGCCAAGATCCTAAGTTGGATCACAAACAAATTGAAATGGTGCAAACCCGTTTGAAACAACAGACAACGCGGTTTGATCAATATAGGCAGGCTCAAGTTAAAGACTATCGGGCCATTAATTACCACCCAACTAGCCCGAAAAACTACCTGACTAATATTTTGGACGAAGCCTTAATAACCATTTTATATGCGAAGAACACAGACTATCTAAGAAAGCAGCAATTACGTGGCTTAAAAGAGACCGAGTGGGCAATGACGAAAAAGCAACGGCAACACCAAACCCGGAACCGGCATGAAGATGGGGGCAGGCACTTGTAATCAAAATGTAAAAATAAATGTACACACATGTGTTCAGTTGGTGCTATAATTAAGCTAATCATTTAAGAAAGGAGTTACCTGCATGTGGCAAGACAAAACAAATGGATTAGTTTATCCCAAGCCGGTATCAAGCTAGGGCATGACCGATCATATGTAAGCTTATGGTTAAGGCGGCACCCAAATAGCATGCCCGAAGAATATTTAATGGAAACCGGCACAGTTAAATTAATTTCATTGGAAGGCATTGAATGGATAAAGAAACAATCAAAAAAAGAGGGCGTCCTCGTCAGCAATAAAGGTGCTAACGGGGATCAGCACCTAGAAATACGCCTTCTAGGTGTCACCCTCCTAATAATCCATTTTACCGGGCGGGTTAGGGGAAAGCTAGTTGTTTAATATTTCTAACCCAACAAACAATATAAGGAGGTGATCCAATGAAAGTAGAAAGCTGGCAAGGCATTAATGGCAAGCTAGTTCATGATGATCAAAAGGCGATTGTGGTTGATGATGAGCAAGCATTGACTGATCCAAAACAGTTACAAGCAATTTTAGATCAAGACGGCCAGCCAATCGACGAAGTTCGCCGAGCAATGATGAAGAAGACGGTTAAACGTCAGCTAAAAACGCCGCCATTAAAACTTAGGGGCTGGTTTAATCGCCATCAAGACAGTCAAAATGCTAAAAAGACCGAAAAATTGGTGAGTGACAAACCGACCCATCAATATAAGCAGATCAAAAATGAAATGACCTTTTTTGGTGAAAGTTTTTTAGAAGGCTTTCTTGGTTTTTATGGGTTGGAAGTTGATAACGCCTTAGGCCGTTATGAACATAATGTGCATGTCTTAGAGACCCAAGAGCTAGGTCAGTCAGAAAAGGAGTATTACTTAGCCACGAGTGAAAATGGCCGCGTTAATTTAGCTACTGACCCATTACCAAGCCAGCAAATTGCTGAGGAACAATTGAACAAGTTCTATCAACATGAGCCAGAAGAAATGCAGGCAGAACAAATTCAATTACGAACAACAGAAGACGATGGAAAGGAGGAATAACATGAAGTTCAGCAAAGTAAAAGCGTTAGCAACTACTGGAGCTACTGCAATCTATTTGGGCTTGATGAACGCCCAGGTTGTTTTGGCGGCGGACGGTGGCGAAGTTAAAAGCAAGCTAACCAGCGCTGGTAAGACGATTCAAGGTATTTTAACTGGGTTGGTCGTTTTAGTCGGGATTTGTGTCGCGCTATTTATTATTATCAAAAGAATGCCTGACGCAGACGATCCGCGAGAGAAATCAGAGGTTTATCACGCGGTTGGTCGAGTGGCTGGTTTAGTGGCCCTAGCGGCAGCGATTATCTGGCTATTACCTTGGGTTTACAGCCTATTCACTTAATTTAAAAAGGAGCCTGCCAAATGAAGAAAGGAAAAGAATTTATCTTCCCAGAGAACGTAGATAAAGATTACGGGATCTGGAAAGACTACACCTTGAAGGATTTTGGCTATGCGGCGCTGGCAGGACTAGTGGGCTTAATTTTTATTGCGATCCCACCCTATAGTCTGATCTTAGTCCTGATAAAAATAGTGATTGTTGTCTTAGCCATGACGATTGTCATGGCTATTTTAACAATTCGGCCAGTTTCGGCGCGGAAGAATATTAAAGTACGGGATAACTTTAAGTTGAAACGCCGCTATGCCAATGGTCAGAAACTGTTTTATTTAAAACCGAAGAAGCGAGGTGAACTAAATGCGTTTGAAAAAGAGCAAAACCGCCAATAAAACAGCCAAGCTCGATTGGGATTACCAACCGCCTAAAATCAATGGTGGCAAAGAGACCATTGATGACATGAGCTTGGTGGTGGGTATGTATGGTAACTACGAAGTTACCAAAACAGGTAATCTCGTTGGCATTTTGGAAGTTAGCGGGATCAACCTTGATCTACTTAATGAAACCGAACAACAGGACGTTTTTGAAGACTATGGTGCGTTTCTGATGAGTACCTTGGGTGAAGGCGTTGATGATACGTTACAGTTCTTAGAGCCGACGATTCCCGTCAATATGACGGCTTATCTTAACGGTCTCAAACGCCGGTATCTCGCCTTACAAAAAGGCCACCCGGAGCAACAGTTCAAAATCCAGCTCATAGCCAGTTACTTGGATCACTTTACTAAAGTCCAGGAATCCAAAAACATGACAACTAAGCAACATCTGCTAATCGTTAAGGTACCGATTAAAGACAAGAGCGTTAAAAGCTTAAACTTAGCTGTCACTCATTTAGACGAAAAGATCGAACAGGTTAAACGAGACATTGAAAATGCGTTAACGGATTTTGATGTGACGGCCAAAGTTTTGACCAGTCAAGAAGTCCAAGAGATTTTAAAGAACTTGATCAATTTTAATGGATAGGGGGTAACAGTATGAGTTTTGGTGATAAGGTCATTGATTTATTTATGCCAACTAAAAAAGAGCATAACCAAGGCAACAGCGACCAAACGGGTAGTAAGCCCAAACCGGAGGTTGAGGATTTTACCAAGCTGATTGATCGCGATAGCTTGCATTCACTATTTCCGTTCAGCTGGGAACAGTACCCCACCTACGTCCAGTCGGGCGAGAATTTTATTCGGGTGTTAGCGATCGCTGACTATCCCAAGCGGGTTTACGGCAACTGGTTGTCAGAATTGAAGCGCAAAAAAGGCGTTATCGATATTGTGCAATATATCGACAGCGCCAGTAACAATTCAATGATTACCTATTACAAGAAGACGATTCAAAATAAGGAAGCGCAGAAGCTCAATACGTTCGACCCGTATAAAAAGAAGATTCTGCAAAATTATATTGATTCAGCCAACATGCAACTAGATAAATACCTCGATAATTCTACCACATTTGTGTACCAACATATGCTCATTTATCTGCGGGCCAACAGTTTAGCAGAATTAGATGACTTAACCGAAAACGTTAAGAATACATTGATTAAGCTACAAATGAAGCCCCTTGTGCCCGTTAAAGCAACCTTCCAGGCTTT
This portion of the Paucilactobacillus hokkaidonensis JCM 18461 genome encodes:
- a CDS encoding Fic family protein, producing the protein MAKTRTYMDKYKFTAAENQRFARANFTKLVHTNARFEGVNTTLPQTQTIMDGMSVAGVPVEDVLTIVNLKRGWQYINAQNSPLTLTMEKQINKIVAAEDALVPGELRQGKGGVNLGSEDFFEPPLINEKQEQSFLQKILADPRTTITDKALTVMYHNMRQQIFWDGNKRTATLSANKIMIDGGAGLINVPLDKWDQWNELIANYYRTNDMTKIKQWTYDNGIQGLQIRANKKLSANELN
- the mobQ gene encoding MobQ family relaxase, which gives rise to MAIFHMSFSNISAGKGRSAIASAAYRSGEKLFDNQEGRHYFYARSVMPESFILTPKNAPEWASNREQLWNEVEKNDRKSNSRYAKEFNVALPVELSESEQKELLTKYVKENFVDQGMVADVAIHRDHPDNPHAHVMLTNRPFNPDGSWGLKAKTQYIKDENGKQLLTKSGFPKQRKIWLVDWDKKEKINEWRHNWSTSVNQSLAQKNIPDRISEKSFVDQGIQETPTQHEGINSQRKNRKAFNQQVSAQRSAQAKYHNLDEKIRNREHFDALTDELSFSEKHTISHLSQQLKTYVDLEHLDDKQRMLFNWKNSLLIKHAVGEDVTKQLLTIDQQTTSLEQANQLLNKVVERATKKLYPELNFEQTTAAERRELIKETNSEQTIFKGGELAERLADIRNDLLTQQLLTFTRRPYTSWQLVNQQTQTIEKQLTTVLAKHGHQLDDLKPTDRGMLAAYQPNELEFISKAVKNLRVMREVKAVVQTQYNSILTTAFPDSDLDKLETIDKEQIYTAVVYYDPELKPLSTNDLSQLQQQPPVVFTSQQHQAGLNYLLGKMELKDIQNHRLQRVLKHDGTRQLFIGECGQDPKLDHKQIEMVQTRLKQQTTRFDQYRQAQVKDYRAINYHPTSPKNYLTNILDEALITILYAKNTDYLRKQQLRGLKETEWAMTKKQRQHQTRNRHEDGGRHL
- a CDS encoding CagC family type IV secretion system protein gives rise to the protein MKFSKVKALATTGATAIYLGLMNAQVVLAADGGEVKSKLTSAGKTIQGILTGLVVLVGICVALFIIIKRMPDADDPREKSEVYHAVGRVAGLVALAAAIIWLLPWVYSLFT
- the trsD gene encoding TrsD/TraD family conjugative transfer protein translates to MRLKKSKTANKTAKLDWDYQPPKINGGKETIDDMSLVVGMYGNYEVTKTGNLVGILEVSGINLDLLNETEQQDVFEDYGAFLMSTLGEGVDDTLQFLEPTIPVNMTAYLNGLKRRYLALQKGHPEQQFKIQLIASYLDHFTKVQESKNMTTKQHLLIVKVPIKDKSVKSLNLAVTHLDEKIEQVKRDIENALTDFDVTAKVLTSQEVQEILKNLINFNG